From Toxorhynchites rutilus septentrionalis strain SRP chromosome 2, ASM2978413v1, whole genome shotgun sequence, a single genomic window includes:
- the LOC129770648 gene encoding anillin-like: MLGADIYQSLKRKMVTALQISSSVVSEGIPIDELWRTAAECNSAGEDSVSSLDSITEAVLNDEGYRAFSSEIHRTNSGTMVRGVLTFMERRQRAGTMTKTVNRDMDEYEDFIDVLPKSYYEDTDPFFLDESLPKAIPTSIATVPETSGNYVTAIESNTTNSSDEAIPESTAARALQFSERDDESDSGQGSGGESRASDTVDTANISDLISSLECSALDIDLAETRSPTVDKVQQNRWGASIFWDLKNKLRSSLRKPKSAEKLGKEFDKLPEMPRTTLNIEEYKKKYQDDAELEQLFQSLCNAEFPAQSPTGKLIEQIKEQIHVKKQLKKALAIGRTSAEFQCSGQLVEAERLLLLSSLREIAAKRELRDITRNKMADSDRKVDFVTVTNFQFSLGERAINDTLFDYFYVVVCSYKNQIHVTQAVQQYKNRVYIMNSNITFHDLEDGYEIKVEIFALRMRKNSAYTNSPRKDKKSPIKTKLRQQIKKLSSSRPSSPPCLDFDNEFSRFKSQGSVSITASNIQPSGSANLQQDSTVFNSTYRPITNNFQQTIRQHGNQNVFLVESSKFLMLDEMNYNSNLLGSIEMTIKTEVLFANPTVSGFLTVGERKDDRLDWNRKWCKVNGFELEFYNYPQESQGNIPTLVIDLKKCINKTVGHVGRSTCSRPRTFQIKVHDGDDSECYDADLYAKICRFQDILEHEYHPRRSSWSDTKSYLLSADTVQELNTWLRELNRAVSFLNTWRV; the protein is encoded by the exons ATGCTTGGTGCCGACATTTATCAGAGTTTGAAGCGCAAGATGGTCACTGCCTTGCAGATAAGCAGTAGCGTTGTATCGGAAGGAATCCCCATCGATGAGCTATGGCGAACCGCCGCGGAATGTAATTCTGCGGGTGAAGATTCAGTGAGTAGCTTGGATTCGATAACGGAGGCGGTGCTCAATGACGAAGGATACCGGGCGTTTAGCAGTGAGATTCACCGCACCAACAGTGGGACTATGGTGCGCGGTGTGTTGACCTTCATGGAACGCCGACAAAGGGCGGGAACCATGACGAAAACTGTGAACCGGGACATGGATGAATACGAGGACTTCATTGATGTG CTCCCGAAATCATATTACGAAGACACGGATCCATTCTTCCTCGATGAATCTCTGCCAAAAGCCATACCGACATCCATCGCAACCGTACCGGAAACATCTGGAAACTACGTTACCGCAATCGAATCAAACACCACGAATAGTAGCGACGAAGCGATTCCAGAGTCAACCGCAGCGCGAGCACTACAATTCTCCGAACGCGACGACGAATCGGACAGCGGTCAAGGAAGTGGTGGCGAGTCACGCGCTTCCGACACTGTTGACACCGCGAACATTTCCGATTTGATCAGTTCCCTCGAGTGCTCTGCTTTGGATATTGACCTAGCCGAGACGAGATCCCCGACGGTGGACAAAGTTCAGCAGAACCGTTGGGGCGCGAGCATCTTTTGGGACTTGAAGAATAAGTTACGCTCTTCGTTGCGGAAGCCGAAGAGCGCGGAAAAGCTGGGCAAGGAGTTCGATAAGCTCCCGGAAATGCCAAGGACGACGCTAAACATTGAGGAATACAAGAAAAAGTATCAGGATGATGCGGAACTGGAGCAGCTTTTCCAATCACTTTGCAATGCCGAGTTTCCGGCGCAAAGTCCAACGGggaaattaatcgagcaaatcaaGGAACAGATACACGTTAAAAAGCAGTTGAAAAAAGCCCTAGCAATTGGTCGAACATCCGCGGAGTTCCAGTGCTCTGGACAGCTAGTTGAGGCAGAACGATTGCTGCTGCTATCATCTTTACGAGAAATAGCTGCAAAAAGAGAACTGAGGGATATAACTCGCAATAAGATGGCAGATAGTGACCGAAAGGTTGACTTCGTGACGGTAACAAACTTCCAATTTTCGTTGGGTGAACGAGCCATAAACGACACCTTGTTTGACTATTTCTACGTAGTGGTTTGTTCCTATAAGAACCAGATCCACGTGACACAGGCTGTCCAACAGTATAAGAATCGTGTTTACATAATGAACAGTAACATCACGTTTCATGATCTGGAGGACGGATACGAAATTAAGGTGGAAATCTTCGCTCTCAGAATGAGAAAAAACTCAGCCTATACCAACAGCCCACGAAAAGACAAAAAATCTCCCATCAAGACGAAGCTACGCCAGCAAATCAAGAAACTCTCGTCGAGTCGTCCTAGTTCTCCGCCGTGTTTGGATTTCGACAACGAATTCTCTCGCTTCAAATCCCAGGGATCGGTATCCATAACCGCGTCCAACATACAACCCTCGGGTTCCGCTAATCTCCAACAAGATTCTACTGTATTCAATTCCACGTACCGTCCTATTACGAACAACTTCCAACAAACCATACGACAGCACGGCAATCAGAATGTCTTTCTTGTGGAGAGCTCCAAGTTTTTGATGCTTGACGAAATGAACTACAACTCCAACCTGCtcggaagcattgagatgaccaTCAAAACTGAGGTCCTATTCGCCAACCCCACCGTGAGTGGGTTCTTGACGGTAGGGGAGCGGAAAGACGACAGGCTCGATTGGAACCGCAAGTGGTGCAAAGTTAATGGGTTCGAGCTAGAGTTCTACAATTACCCTCAGGAGAGCCAGGGAAAT ATACCGACACTCGTGATAGATTTGAAGAAGTGTATCAACAAAACGGTGGGGCATGTCGGAAGATCAACATGCTCACGACCTCGTACGTTCCAGATAAAAGTACACGACGGGGATGATTCCGAGTGCTACGATGCTGATCTTTACGCGAAGATCTGTCGCTTCCAGGATATTTTGGAACACGAATACCACCCCCGACGGTCGTCCTGGAGTGATACCAAGAGTTATCTACTATCCGCCGATACAGTGCAAGAGCTGAACACATGGCTCAGGGAGCTGAATCGTGCTGTTTCGTTTCTGAACACGTGGCGAGTTTGA